The stretch of DNA CATTCACATCGCGACGGAAGGGCCGCTCGGCCTCGCCGCGAGGCGCGTCTGCCGCCGGCGAGATCTGGCCTTCACGACATCCTTCCACACAAAGTTCCCGGAATACGTCCACGCCCGTTTCGGCATTCCAATCCGTCTCAGCTACCGGTTTCTTCACTGGTTCCACAGCACCGCCAGCCAGACCATGGTAGCGACTCCTTCGGTCGGGGAGGAACTCGCCGGTTGGGGGTTCGAGAACCTCGTCCCCTGGACCCGCGGCGTGGATGTGGAAATCTTCCACCCGCGCCCGGAATGCCGCGAGACCGCATTCCTTCCGCTCGAAAGGCCGCTGTTTCTCTATACCGGGCGGGTGGCGGTGGAAAAGAATATCACGGCCTTCCTCGAGCTCGACCTGCCCGGCACCAAGATGGTCGTCGGCGACGGCCCCCAGCTCGAAACACTGCGCCGTGCTTATCCGGACGTCCATTTCGCGGGCGCCAAGCATGGCGAAGAGCTGGCCCGGCACTATGCGGCCGCCAATGTCTTCGTTTTCCCCAGCCTGACCGATACGTTCGGCAATGTCCTTCTCGAGGCGATGGCCTCGGGCGTGCCGGTGGCGGCTTATCCCGTGACCGGCCCGCGCGACGTGCTGGCGGAGCACAGGTCCGACGATCCGGCGCCCGGCATCCTGGACGATGACCTCGGACGGGCGGCACTGGCGGCGCTCGACATCCCGGGCGAGGTGGCCCGCGCCTATGCGCTCCGCTTTACCTGGGCGCGCAGCGCCGCCCAGTTTCTCGCCAATCTGACACCGACCCGGCCGCAATCGGCCGGGGACCACGCCACAGCCGCCGCCTTCTCCTGAAACTTTCAAATCCGCGGATAATCGTGGTATCAGAAGAGCCGTCCGTTCCCACCCTTCCGTCAGGATGGCCAATCCATGATACCCCGTTACAGCCGGCCCCAGATGGCCGATATCTGGGCGCCTGAAAGCAGGTTTCAGATCTGGTTTGAAATCGAGGCCCATGCCTCGGACGCCCAGGCGGAACTGGGGGTCATCCCGAAAGAAGCCGCCCGGGCAGTCTGGGAAAAAGGCCGGTTCGAAGTCGGGCGGATCGACGAGATCGAGCGCAAGACGCACCACGACGTCATCGCCTTCCTCACCAATCTGGCCGAGCATGTCGGGCCGGAAGCCCGATTCGTGCACCAGGGCATGACCTCGTCCGATGTCCTCGATACCTGCCTCGCGGTGCAACTGGTCCGCGCCAGCGACCTGCTGCTGGCCGATCTGGACGCGTTGCTGGATGCGATCGAAGGCCGCGCCTTCGAACACAAGATGACGGTTTGTGTCGGACGCAGCCACGGCATCCATGCCGAGCCCACCACATTCGGCCTCAAGCTGGCGGGGCATTTCGCCGCCTTCGCCCGGGCGCGCCAGCGCCTGGAGGCGGCCCGCGCCGAAATCGCCACATGTGCCCTTTCGGGCGCCGTCGGCACCTTCGCCAATATCGACCCCCATGTCGAAAAACATGTTGCGAAAAAACTGGGCCTGCGGCCCGAGCCGATCTCGACGCAGGTGATCCCGCGCGACCGGCACGCCATGTTTTTTGCGACGCTGGGCGTCATCGCCGGGTCGGTCGAGAATCTCGCGACGGAAATCCGTCACCTTCAGCGCAGCGAGGTACGCGAAGCGGAGGAGTTCTTCGCGCCGGGCCAGAAGGGCTCGAGCGCCATGCCGCACAAACGCAACCCTGTTCTGACCGAAAACCTGACCGGCCTGGCCCGAATCGTGCGATCCGCCGTGGTTCCCGCCATGGAGAACATCGCGCTCTGGCACGAGCGGGATATTTCGCACTCTTCAGTGGAGCGCATGATCGCGCCCGACGCTACGGTCACGCTCGATTTCGCCCTCGCGCGCCTGGCCAATGTCATCGAACGCCTCGTGGTCTACCCGGAGACGATGCGGGCCAATCTCGACCGCCTCGGCGGCCTGGTCTATTCGCAGCGAGTCCTTCTGGCCCTGACCCAGGCGGGCGTCAGCCGGGAGGACGCCTACGAGCTTGTTCAGCGCAACGCCATGACGTGCTGGGAGACGGGGACAGCGTTCGCCGGGCTTCTGAAGCAGGATCCAGATGTGGCGGCCAGGCTTTCGGCTGGCGAGATCGACGCGCTTTTCGATCCCGCCTACCATACCCGTAATGTCGATATGATCTTCGAGCGGGTGTTCGGCCGGGCCTAGCCACCCGCAGCCGGCGGCTACTGAGCCTTTATCTGCTCCACCGCTTCGGCGAAAAACCGGTCCAGCTGCTTGCGCAAGCGCTCTTCCGTCATATCCACAGGCGACTGCTCGAAATCCTTCATGATCTTTTCGATCACATCGTCAACGCCCGGCTTCTCGAAATCGCTTTCAATCACCTCGCGCGCGTAGGCGTCGGCGTCCGCGCCCGACTTTCCCAGAAGTTCCGCCGCCCACAGGCCGAGAAGCTTGTTCCGGCGCTGGACCGCGCGGAAATGCATCTCTTCGTCGTGATGGATCTTGGCCATCTGGCCTTTTTCACGCTCGTTAAAACCGCTCATTTGCTTTCCGCTGCTTGAGTTTTTCGTATCCCGTGCCGGGCCCCGGGACGGGGCGCCGCCGGCAACCTTGGGACGGCCGAATCCGGCACTCGACTCTTGCTGTTATAACGATGCCCCCGCACTATCGAAAGCATCATGTGCACAGTCCTCCTTCTCCGCCGTCCGGGTCATGCCTGGCCAGCCCTGCTGGCCGCCAACCGTGACGAAATGCTGGATCGCCCCTGGTCCTCGCCGGCGCGCCACTGGCCCGAGCGGCCCGAGGTGGTCGCCGGGCGCGACCTTCTGGCCGGCGGCACCTGGCTCGGCGTGAATAATCACGGGCTGGTCGCCTGCATCCTCAACCGCGCGCAATCGCTGGGCCCGGCCCCGAACAAACGCTCCCGGGGCGAGATCGTGCTCGACGCCCTCGATCATGCGGACGCCGCCGCGGCCGCCCAGGCGCTGGCGGCCCTCGAGCCGACTGCCTATCGGACTTTCAATCTGGTCCTCATAGACAACCGCGACGGGTTCTGGCTCCGCAACACAGGCCCCGAGGAAAACGGTATTGAGGTCCGGCGTCTGCCGGACGGATTTTCGATGCTGGCGGAAACCGATCTCAACGATCCCACATCACCCAGAATCGCCCGATACCTGCCGCGCTTTGAAGCAGCTCCCGTGCCCGACCCCGAATCCGGCGATTGGCGAAGCTGGGAACGGCTCATGGCGGATACCGGACATGATCCGGCAGAAGGCCCGGCGGGCGCGCTGTCGATCTTTTTCGAGAACGCGGTCGATGGGCGCGATTTCGGTACGTGCAGTTCAAGCCTGCTGGCCCTGCCCGCGGCCGACCGGCCAAACCGGAGGCCCATCTGGCTCTTTTCGGCCGCCCGCCCCGGCACGGTGCCCTATCGGCCCATCAGCCTGGCCTGAAAAAAAGCCCGCCGGCGCAATGGCCGGCGGGCTCGGTGTTCCGACCGTCCCCCCGGGGAGGGACCGGCGGCGGGCTTATCGGCCCGCCTGTTCCAGAACCGCGACAGAAACATCCTCTTCCGCGAGGGCCAGGTCATTCACGCTGCGATTCTCGATATCGGCCGCGTAAATGGTCCCGTGCATGCGCTGGAAGTCATAGATGTTGTCGGACTGCACGATGAGCCAGATTTCCGGCTTGCCTTCCGAGGTGACATACCCATCCGTTGACGGCACCGGGGCGAAAGACTGCATCTGCCATTTCCAGAATTCACCTTTTTTATCGAACGTCTCGGTGGCGTAGTAGTTGTAGTTCACCGTGTCGAAATAGGCGAGTTTCCGGCCGTAGGGATGTTCGATCGGCGTTAGCGCGTCGACGACGTAGACCTCCCGCGGAATCCACTTGATCACCGGATTCCAGTAGGGCGCGGTCTTGACGTCATGTAGCGGCATCTGCGCGCCCAGGGTGTCCCCCTCTGGCGCATAGCCCCGCATCTGGCGCACCTGGCCCTCGCTGGCGCCGTCGGGCCAGGTCATGGCGAGGATCCGGCGCGTGCCAACAACCTTGAAGCCCTCGTACCAGGCCGGCAGGGCATTGAACTCGATGTCGTCGCGCAGGAAGTCAGTGCCGCCAATGGCGTCCAGCCAGGCGCCGCCCGACAGCCGGCGAATCCGGCGGACGGTGCGGACATAGGCCCAGATGGCGTCGAACCGGTCCTCGTTCCACCGGATGGTCAGCGTGCCGAGCCCCCGGATATCCAGGGGAGTGCGGGCGAACAGAAGCTCCTTGTACAGGATCGGCGGATCGACCTGCGGGACCTCATCGGTAATCCGGCCAGCCCCGTACCAGCGCGTGTAATGCCAGCGCTGCAGGCGGGAACTCCCGCTTTCACCGTCGATCAGGACGAGAATATCGGTCCCGTCACTCCCGTCGCCGTTACGCGGGCGTCCGTGAATGTGGTTCCAGACCACTTTGGCGCCGGCCTGGGGATCGTTCAGGTCGACATCGGGAAAGGGGATGCCGGCGCGGTAATTCTCAAGCATCAGATTGTCCTTGAGCCGGGCCTGTCCCGCATATTTTTCGGTCGCTTCCGTGATTCGCTCTGGAAACGGCAGTTTATCCTGCGGCGTGCCCAGCGGGATGGTCAGGCCCTGGTTGCGAACCAGCCATTGCATCCGTTCCGGCAACATATCCGCCACCCTCGTCCCGTCGAAAGTGGATTCCAGCGCCTGATCCAGGTTGCCGGAATTGATGACATAGCCGGGCGTCAATTCCGCCGCTGATGCGCCGGTGGCGAGCAACGACGCCGCCAGGAGACCGGCACCGCCGACTACTGAGCTCCGTCGAAATGCTCTCAGGAAATTCTTGTGGTTAAAACTGATCGTCATGCTTTCGCTCCTCTGCCCCCGTTTGTTCCCGCCACCTTTCGGCAGCCGGATCCACCTTGTCATCCAAGGCCGGGATCCGGTCTGGCGGCAGGGGACACTGCCCGCCAGACGTGTTTCGGCCCGGGCCGGCCCTTGCTGGCCTGATCGGCCTCGTTGTGTCGACCGGCCTTCGGGCATATTGCTGTGTCAGTTCGCCTCTGCCGGTTGGCCCGACAGGGTAGCGCGGATGCGCCGACGGCGCAGGCCTCCTCCTCTTATGGCTCGCTTCCGGCACCGCCAGGACTTTACTTGTGAATTTATGCCATAAACTCGGCCGCCCGCCCGCAACAAAATTGGCTGCCGTTCCTGACAGATTCGTGAGCGGTCGCCCGCGCCCCGCGGACGCTGTCCCTTGTCGGGCCTTTCTCCGGCCTTTCTCCGGCCTTTCTCCGGCACCGGGGCCGGGCGGACCGGTATTTCCCAGATATTTGATATTAAAGGGAAAAATCATACCTTGCGCCAGACGATTCTGCGGCGGGAGACAACGCGGCCCCGTTGTTTTGCGGCCCAGCAGTTGCTATATCATGCGCCTGTCCGGCCGGGCCCGTGTACCGGTCCCTATCGCTGGTTTTCGGCGCCGACGCCCTGGCACCGGAGTTTTTCGAGGATTGCCCCAGGTATGGCGAGGCGCAAGCGCATCTACGAAGGAAAGGCCAAGGTCCTTTTCGAGGGACCGGAACCCGGCACGATCGTTCAGTATTTCAAGGACGACGCCACGGCCTTCAACAACCAGAAGCACGCCATTGTCGATGGCAAGGGGGTCCTGAACAACCGGATTTCCGAGTACCTGATGCTACGCCTTCAGGACGTGGGGATTCCCACCCACTTCATGCGCCGCCTCAACATGCGCGAGCAGCTCGTCCGCGAAGTGGAGATCATCCCGATCGAAGTGGTCATCCGCAACGTGGCGGCTGGCTCCCTCAGCAAGCGGTTCGGAATCGAGGAAGGCACCGTCCTGCCCCGCTCGATCGTCGAGTACTATTACAAGAACGACGAGCTGGGCGATCCGCTCATCGCGGAGGAACACATCACCGCCTTCGGCTGGGCCGGCCCGCAGGACCTCGACGAGATCATGTCCATGTCGCTCCGGGTCAACGACCTGCTGTCGGGGCTTTTCTTTGCCGTTGGACTGCGCCTTGTGGATTTCAAGCTCGAATTCGGCCGGTTGTGGAACGGCGATGAAATGCGGATTGTCGTCGCGGACGAGATCAGCCCCGACAATTGCCGGCTATGG from Alphaproteobacteria bacterium encodes:
- a CDS encoding glycosyltransferase family 1 protein codes for the protein MRVLIVTDAWFPQINGVVRTLDAIGRELEKAGHTILLITPDQFRSIPCPTYSEIRLSLLPGRKIARIIGSFAPEAIHIATEGPLGLAARRVCRRRDLAFTTSFHTKFPEYVHARFGIPIRLSYRFLHWFHSTASQTMVATPSVGEELAGWGFENLVPWTRGVDVEIFHPRPECRETAFLPLERPLFLYTGRVAVEKNITAFLELDLPGTKMVVGDGPQLETLRRAYPDVHFAGAKHGEELARHYAAANVFVFPSLTDTFGNVLLEAMASGVPVAAYPVTGPRDVLAEHRSDDPAPGILDDDLGRAALAALDIPGEVARAYALRFTWARSAAQFLANLTPTRPQSAGDHATAAAFS
- the purB gene encoding adenylosuccinate lyase, producing MIPRYSRPQMADIWAPESRFQIWFEIEAHASDAQAELGVIPKEAARAVWEKGRFEVGRIDEIERKTHHDVIAFLTNLAEHVGPEARFVHQGMTSSDVLDTCLAVQLVRASDLLLADLDALLDAIEGRAFEHKMTVCVGRSHGIHAEPTTFGLKLAGHFAAFARARQRLEAARAEIATCALSGAVGTFANIDPHVEKHVAKKLGLRPEPISTQVIPRDRHAMFFATLGVIAGSVENLATEIRHLQRSEVREAEEFFAPGQKGSSAMPHKRNPVLTENLTGLARIVRSAVVPAMENIALWHERDISHSSVERMIAPDATVTLDFALARLANVIERLVVYPETMRANLDRLGGLVYSQRVLLALTQAGVSREDAYELVQRNAMTCWETGTAFAGLLKQDPDVAARLSAGEIDALFDPAYHTRNVDMIFERVFGRA
- a CDS encoding DUF1476 domain-containing protein, coding for MSGFNEREKGQMAKIHHDEEMHFRAVQRRNKLLGLWAAELLGKSGADADAYAREVIESDFEKPGVDDVIEKIMKDFEQSPVDMTEERLRKQLDRFFAEAVEQIKAQ
- a CDS encoding NRDE family protein yields the protein MCTVLLLRRPGHAWPALLAANRDEMLDRPWSSPARHWPERPEVVAGRDLLAGGTWLGVNNHGLVACILNRAQSLGPAPNKRSRGEIVLDALDHADAAAAAQALAALEPTAYRTFNLVLIDNRDGFWLRNTGPEENGIEVRRLPDGFSMLAETDLNDPTSPRIARYLPRFEAAPVPDPESGDWRSWERLMADTGHDPAEGPAGALSIFFENAVDGRDFGTCSSSLLALPAADRPNRRPIWLFSAARPGTVPYRPISLA
- a CDS encoding DUF1329 domain-containing protein: MTISFNHKNFLRAFRRSSVVGGAGLLAASLLATGASAAELTPGYVINSGNLDQALESTFDGTRVADMLPERMQWLVRNQGLTIPLGTPQDKLPFPERITEATEKYAGQARLKDNLMLENYRAGIPFPDVDLNDPQAGAKVVWNHIHGRPRNGDGSDGTDILVLIDGESGSSRLQRWHYTRWYGAGRITDEVPQVDPPILYKELLFARTPLDIRGLGTLTIRWNEDRFDAIWAYVRTVRRIRRLSGGAWLDAIGGTDFLRDDIEFNALPAWYEGFKVVGTRRILAMTWPDGASEGQVRQMRGYAPEGDTLGAQMPLHDVKTAPYWNPVIKWIPREVYVVDALTPIEHPYGRKLAYFDTVNYNYYATETFDKKGEFWKWQMQSFAPVPSTDGYVTSEGKPEIWLIVQSDNIYDFQRMHGTIYAADIENRSVNDLALAEEDVSVAVLEQAGR
- a CDS encoding phosphoribosylaminoimidazolesuccinocarboxamide synthase, with the protein product MARRKRIYEGKAKVLFEGPEPGTIVQYFKDDATAFNNQKHAIVDGKGVLNNRISEYLMLRLQDVGIPTHFMRRLNMREQLVREVEIIPIEVVIRNVAAGSLSKRFGIEEGTVLPRSIVEYYYKNDELGDPLIAEEHITAFGWAGPQDLDEIMSMSLRVNDLLSGLFFAVGLRLVDFKLEFGRLWNGDEMRIVVADEISPDNCRLWDMQTNEKMDKDRFRRDLGGVAEAYQEVARRLGILPESAA